GCGACCGGGCGGTGAAGGACGCGGACGGCTACTTCTGGTTCGTGGGCCGGCGCGACGACGTCGTCAAGACATCCGGCTACCGCGTGGGGCCCTTCGAGGTGGAGTCGGCGCTGCTGGAGCACGCGGCCGTGGTGGAGTCGGCCGTGGTGGGCGTGCCGGACGAGCGCCTGGGACAGCGCCTCAAGGCCTACGTGGTGCTCGCGCCGGGCTTCACGGGCTCGGAGGCGCTCGCGAGCGAGTTGCAGGAGCACGTCAAGCGCACGACGGCGCCCTACAAGTACCCGCGCGAGATTGAATTCGTCACCGAGCTGCCCAAGACGGTGAGCGGGAAGATCCGCCGCAACGAGCTGAGGGCCCTGGCCCTGGGCCGGCCCCCCGCGAAGGACTGAGGGCCCGTCCACGGCTCAAGCGGAGTGCGCGTCGTGCTCCTCGCGGTTGAGGGACTCGGGGAGGAGCGCGTTGGCGAGCAGGCCCACGAGCGCGGCCAGGGCCATGCCGTGCAACTCCAGGTGCACCTCGCCGAGCGTCACCGGCACCTTGGCGCCTCCCAGGCCCAGCACGAGGATGAGGCTCACCACGATGAGGTTGCGGCTGTGGGCGAAGTCGATCCGCGCCTCGGACAGGGTGCGGATGCCCACCGAGGCGATCATCCCGAAGAGCAGGATGCTCACGCCGCCCAGCACGCCCGGAGGGAAGCTCTGGAACACGGCGGCCAGCTTGGGTGACAGGCCGAAGAGCATGGCGAAGACGGCGGCGATCCGGATGACGGCCGGGTCATAGACGCGCGTGACGGCGAGCACGCCCGTGTTCTCCGCGTAGGTGGTGGCGGCGGGCCCCCCGAGCACGGCGGAGGCCATGTTGGCGATGCCATCGGCGAACAGGGTGCGGGGCAGGCCGGGCGACTCGAGGAAGTTCTTGCCCACCACGCGGCCGTTCACGATGACGTCGCCGATGTGCTCGATGAAGGTGACGAGCGCCACCGGGGCGAGCACGAAGATGGCCGTCCACGAGAAGTGGGGAGCGTGGAAGGGGGGCAGGCCCACCCAGGCGGCGTCGCGGATGGCGTCGAGCCTGGCGGGCTCCACACCGCCGAGCACCAGCGCCGTCCCGTAGCCGGTGACCACGCCGATGAGGATGGGGATCATCTTGAAGAGGCCGCGGGCGAAGACGCTGGTGAGGATGGCGGCCAGCAGCGTGACGAGCGCCAGTCCCCAGTGGCTCTGGGCCTGGTTGATGGCGACCCCGGCGAGGCTCAGTCCGATGACGATGATGACGGGGCCGGTGACGATGGGGGGAAACACCTTCTGGATGCGGCTCACGCCCACGGCCTTCACCGCGGCGGAGAAGACGACGTACATGGCGCCCGCGACGACGAGGCCGCCTCCCACGGCGGCGGGGCCCTCGGCCTTCATCACCGCGATGATGGGGGCGATGAAGGCGAAGCTGCTGCCCAGGAAGATGGGGACGCCCAGGCCCGTGAGGGCATGGAAGAGCAGGGTGCCGAGTCCGGCGCCGAACAGGGCGACGCTCGGATTGAGGCCCGTGAGCAGGGGCACCAGCACGGTGGCGCCGAACATGGCGATGGTGTGCTGGAGGCCGAGGACGACCTTCTTCTGGAGCGGCAGAGGGGGCATGGACCTCCGGCTTAGCTCACCGGGCCCGATTCGCCATCTCCTGGACTATCGGTAGTTGATGCTGACGAAGACGATGTCGCCCTGTCTGGCCGGCTCGTGTCCGAGGTACTGCGAGCCGCCCCCAGGTGAGTGGAACGCGGATTGCCCACGTGCTACCTGTCCGCGCTGCCCTGAAATGGGCAATACCACAAGGAAGAACGAGATGCGCAAGGCCATGTTCCTGGCAGTGAGTGTCGTGTCCCTGACCACCCCGATGCTGGGCTGTGTCGACAACGCCCACGCGGAGGAGTCCTGGACGTTGACCACCATCGCCGATGCTCGCAGCGGCATTGCCTCGCCGGTGGACATGGCTCCGCCGGGTGATTCTCCGGGTGACATGTTTGTGTTTGATCAGCCACTGTTGAACGAGGCGAAGGAGAACATTGGCTCCAACAGCGGCTTCTGCATCCGGACGTTGCCCGGCCAGTTCAGTGAGTGCCAGTGGACGCTCACCATGGCCGACGGCACCATCACCGTCGCGGGCCGTGAGGCGGAGAGCGGCACCTCCTTGATTCCCATCGTCGGGGGCACGGGC
Above is a window of Cystobacter fuscus DNA encoding:
- a CDS encoding uracil-xanthine permease family protein, with translation MPPLPLQKKVVLGLQHTIAMFGATVLVPLLTGLNPSVALFGAGLGTLLFHALTGLGVPIFLGSSFAFIAPIIAVMKAEGPAAVGGGLVVAGAMYVVFSAAVKAVGVSRIQKVFPPIVTGPVIIVIGLSLAGVAINQAQSHWGLALVTLLAAILTSVFARGLFKMIPILIGVVTGYGTALVLGGVEPARLDAIRDAAWVGLPPFHAPHFSWTAIFVLAPVALVTFIEHIGDVIVNGRVVGKNFLESPGLPRTLFADGIANMASAVLGGPAATTYAENTGVLAVTRVYDPAVIRIAAVFAMLFGLSPKLAAVFQSFPPGVLGGVSILLFGMIASVGIRTLSEARIDFAHSRNLIVVSLILVLGLGGAKVPVTLGEVHLELHGMALAALVGLLANALLPESLNREEHDAHSA
- a CDS encoding dirigent protein, producing MRKAMFLAVSVVSLTTPMLGCVDNAHAEESWTLTTIADARSGIASPVDMAPPGDSPGDMFVFDQPLLNEAKENIGSNSGFCIRTLPGQFSECQWTLTMADGTITVAGREAESGTSLIPIVGGTGAYVGASGVLTTTPNGDRTFTQVLTFLKPKQ